The following are from one region of the Stanieria sp. NIES-3757 genome:
- a CDS encoding hypothetical protein (conserved hypothetical protein Ycf12) — protein MSFVTNLFSGIDFNVIFQLTCVALIMLSGPIVIFLLAVRGGDL, from the coding sequence ATGAGTTTTGTAACTAACCTTTTTAGTGGTATCGATTTCAACGTAATTTTTCAACTAACTTGTGTAGCATTAATTATGCTTTCCGGTCCGATAGTCATCTTTTTGTTGGCTGTACGCGGTGGTGATCTATAA
- a CDS encoding hypothetical protein (conserved hypothetical protein), whose amino-acid sequence MNITMQSYRYETEQLNLLLESIKNEQYTGIISIKTQDRSSQAQKSQVLIWHEGKIVYGGSKVPNNQEFALILGKKFQPNLIDTALKIVLKQIDNSDSVQETINGLVKLKILKWEEVESFVKERVIWLLEELSTLPGTITYDFSVNFDFCFGEDCRGLDWVSLKSELTNRQQKWASFAPSIPSMNAIPFLSGGGLNAVTNSTVRQHLEQWVDGKTSLIDIAKQLDKDPLNIANSYYQWAQAGWVKFATKPIDKTQLQNTNQPIIVCIDDSPIIRTMLNRTLGDRYQVLLASNAVEGLNFIYNNSISLVILDLSMPDIDGLEVCSTIRKIPKFQELPIIMLTARDGFVNKFKGKIAGSSKYLTKPFNEQELLEIVSNYLGV is encoded by the coding sequence ATGAATATAACTATGCAATCATACCGTTATGAAACTGAACAATTAAATTTACTTCTGGAGTCAATAAAAAATGAACAATACACTGGAATCATAAGCATTAAGACTCAAGATCGATCTAGTCAAGCTCAAAAATCCCAAGTATTAATTTGGCATGAAGGAAAGATTGTTTACGGAGGTTCTAAAGTTCCTAATAATCAAGAATTTGCTCTGATTTTAGGGAAGAAATTTCAGCCTAATCTAATTGATACTGCTCTTAAAATCGTACTCAAACAAATTGATAATTCTGATTCAGTTCAAGAAACTATCAATGGATTAGTTAAATTAAAAATTCTAAAATGGGAAGAAGTTGAATCTTTTGTTAAAGAAAGAGTAATTTGGTTACTCGAAGAATTATCTACCTTACCAGGAACAATTACTTACGATTTTTCAGTAAATTTTGATTTTTGTTTTGGTGAAGATTGCCGTGGTTTAGATTGGGTTTCTCTCAAATCAGAGTTAACTAATCGTCAGCAAAAATGGGCTAGTTTTGCGCCTTCAATTCCTTCAATGAATGCCATTCCATTTCTGAGTGGTGGAGGATTAAATGCAGTTACTAATTCAACCGTTCGCCAACATTTAGAACAATGGGTAGATGGTAAAACCAGCTTAATAGATATTGCCAAACAATTAGACAAAGATCCACTTAATATTGCTAATTCATATTATCAATGGGCGCAAGCTGGTTGGGTTAAATTTGCAACTAAACCAATTGATAAGACTCAACTACAAAATACTAATCAACCAATTATTGTTTGTATTGATGATAGTCCGATCATCCGCACTATGTTAAATCGGACATTGGGCGATCGCTATCAGGTATTACTCGCTAGTAATGCAGTAGAAGGTTTAAATTTTATTTATAACAATTCTATCTCTTTAGTAATTCTCGACCTTTCTATGCCAGATATTGATGGTTTAGAAGTATGTAGTACTATTCGCAAAATTCCTAAATTTCAAGAATTACCGATTATCATGCTAACAGCTAGAGATGGATTTGTGAATAAATTCAAAGGAAAAATTGCTGGTTCTAGTAAATACTTAACTAAACCTTTTAATGAACAAGAATTACTAGAAATTGTTAGTAATTATTTAGGTGTTTGA
- a CDS encoding methyl-accepting chemotaxis sensory transducer, whose translation MKITTQLQGSIIGIAIIAISGLIGTFSTSSDSDAKIVNQSGIVRGASQKLIKEEMAGQTDDQLINKLDKTIDALINGDKELGLPPAKNPDFLAKMQKVKTNWSNLKTSIAKLRQDPNYADEIFNESQEFFTITNDAVFAAEAMYNRKVKTVKLIEIFLFTTEIAIIIAILFIARRIGFLLKFSANNIASSSTQIASTVEQQERTVNEQASSVSQTTTTMDELGSSSRQSAEQAESSANGARVALTLAEQGTQAVQQTMAGMNLLQDKVNAIAQQIMSLSEQTGQIGGISELVAELANQTNMLALNAAVEAAHAGEQGQGFSVVAAEIRKLAERSKTSAERIKGLVNQIQTEINRTVMVTDEGTKTVTQGLQLTQGTASTFAGVADAVNNVFLNSQQISLSAKQQAVAIQQMLSAMKEIDLGAKETASGISQVRISTQQLTEVAQQLKELV comes from the coding sequence ATGAAAATTACTACACAATTACAAGGCTCAATTATTGGTATTGCAATTATTGCTATCAGTGGTTTAATTGGTACCTTTTCGACTTCTAGTGATAGTGACGCTAAAATCGTAAATCAGTCAGGAATTGTTAGAGGTGCCAGTCAAAAACTCATCAAAGAAGAAATGGCTGGTCAAACTGACGATCAATTAATTAACAAACTAGATAAAACTATCGATGCTTTAATTAACGGAGATAAAGAGTTAGGATTACCGCCTGCTAAAAATCCAGACTTTTTAGCAAAAATGCAAAAGGTTAAAACTAATTGGTCAAATCTTAAAACTAGTATTGCCAAACTTAGACAAGATCCTAATTATGCTGATGAAATTTTTAATGAAAGCCAAGAGTTTTTTACTATTACTAATGATGCTGTCTTTGCTGCCGAAGCAATGTATAATCGCAAAGTCAAAACTGTAAAATTGATTGAGATATTTTTATTTACTACAGAGATAGCTATTATAATCGCTATTTTATTTATTGCTCGTAGAATTGGTTTTTTATTAAAATTTTCTGCTAATAATATCGCATCATCGTCAACTCAAATAGCCTCAACAGTAGAACAACAAGAACGCACTGTCAACGAACAAGCTAGTTCGGTTAGTCAAACCACTACCACCATGGATGAATTGGGTTCATCCTCCCGTCAATCTGCCGAACAAGCCGAATCCTCTGCCAATGGCGCAAGAGTAGCACTCACTCTCGCCGAACAAGGTACTCAAGCCGTCCAACAAACCATGGCAGGGATGAATCTGCTCCAAGACAAAGTTAATGCGATCGCACAACAAATCATGAGTCTGAGCGAGCAAACTGGACAAATTGGCGGAATTTCCGAGTTAGTCGCTGAACTTGCCAATCAAACTAATATGCTGGCTCTTAATGCTGCGGTAGAAGCTGCTCATGCTGGCGAACAAGGACAAGGTTTTAGTGTCGTAGCTGCCGAAATTCGCAAACTTGCCGAACGCAGCAAAACTTCTGCTGAGAGGATCAAAGGTTTAGTCAATCAAATTCAAACTGAGATTAATCGCACGGTGATGGTAACTGATGAAGGAACTAAAACCGTGACACAAGGTTTGCAATTAACTCAAGGAACAGCTTCAACTTTTGCTGGAGTGGCCGATGCAGTTAATAACGTCTTTCTCAACTCACAACAGATTTCTTTAAGTGCCAAGCAACAAGCAGTAGCCATTCAACAGATGCTCAGTGCGATGAAGGAAATTGATTTGGGTGCCAAGGAGACTGCTAGTGGCATTAGTCAAGTCAGGATTAGTACTCAACAACTCACTGAGGTGGCTCAACAACTTAAAGAGTTGGTTTAA
- a CDS encoding glycine decarboxylase complex H-protein, with the protein MELEYPEDLKYLDTHEYIRLEGEIATIGVSAFAIDQLGDLVFLELPEVGDALEVGESFGSIESVKAVEDLYPPVSGTVIDRNEAMIESPELIAEDPYGEGWLIKIRVENPDDDIPDALSASEYRAQVEGNE; encoded by the coding sequence ATGGAACTAGAATATCCTGAAGACTTAAAGTACTTAGACACTCACGAATATATTCGTTTAGAAGGAGAGATTGCTACCATTGGAGTGAGTGCGTTTGCGATCGATCAATTAGGTGACCTGGTTTTTCTCGAACTGCCAGAGGTGGGAGATGCTCTAGAAGTGGGAGAAAGCTTTGGAAGTATCGAATCTGTTAAAGCAGTGGAGGATTTATATCCTCCTGTGTCTGGAACAGTAATAGACAGAAATGAAGCTATGATCGAATCTCCAGAGTTAATTGCTGAGGATCCTTATGGCGAAGGATGGTTAATCAAAATTAGGGTGGAAAATCCTGATGATGATATACCTGATGCTTTATCTGCGAGTGAATATCGCGCTCAAGTAGAAGGAAACGAGTAA
- a CDS encoding hypothetical protein (conserved hypothetical protein (DUF1232)) yields the protein MKFSLTSLYNWYRNAIRNPKYRWWIIIGTLIYLVSPIDIAPDFIPIAGQIDDLMLATLLVTELSQLFLDKFKSHRQDVGVSQGNVSQDVIDVEVEPVSAQKS from the coding sequence ATGAAATTTTCTCTTACCTCCCTTTACAACTGGTATCGTAACGCAATCCGTAACCCCAAATATCGCTGGTGGATTATTATTGGCACTTTGATTTATTTAGTGAGTCCGATTGATATTGCACCCGATTTTATTCCTATTGCAGGGCAAATTGATGATTTGATGCTTGCTACTTTGTTGGTGACAGAACTATCGCAGTTGTTTTTGGATAAATTTAAATCTCATCGACAAGATGTTGGGGTATCTCAAGGAAATGTTAGTCAAGATGTGATCGATGTAGAAGTCGAACCAGTTTCCGCTCAAAAAAGCTAA
- a CDS encoding hypothetical protein (protein of unknown function UPF0016), translating to MDWQLLGLSFITVFLAEIGDKSQLAAIALGGTSKYPRAVFLGSTVALILASFLGVIAGGGFAQILPERLLKAFAAIGFAIMALRLVWQPHKF from the coding sequence ATGGATTGGCAACTTTTAGGTCTTAGTTTTATAACTGTATTTTTAGCAGAAATAGGGGATAAAAGTCAGCTTGCTGCGATCGCTCTTGGTGGAACTTCTAAATATCCTCGTGCCGTATTTCTGGGTTCAACAGTTGCTTTAATTTTAGCTAGTTTTTTAGGTGTTATTGCTGGTGGAGGCTTTGCACAAATTTTACCAGAACGTTTGCTCAAAGCATTTGCTGCGATCGGATTTGCAATTATGGCATTACGTTTAGTTTGGCAGCCTCATAAATTCTAA
- a CDS encoding acyl-CoA dehydrogenase domain protein yields MNNRQLTINNQQQELLEIAHTYLQQEIAPEANQIDRQPDQLQAALQGLGKRNLLALKVPENLGGAGLNEIEYRHLQIAIARASGALAFLQTQHQSAGSFLVASENQFLKQQYLSQMGNGEILIGVGFSQLRRRGKPMMQAKEVEGGYLLNGEVPWITGFDFFDRFIIGAALPDGRELYGLLPLQTQTQESSGKISLSQPIELIAMTATNTVSAKIEGWFLPTQQVVAIKAAGSIHEGSKKNILHHGFFAMGCAYAALDLIEQIYHKKQLAFIEQSWQQLHQELTHCHQKTFNAIAQPHSSYPEKLQLRAWAINLVGRCSQAAIIAASGAANDFNNSAGRIYREALLFSVSGQTTDVMAASLKQLL; encoded by the coding sequence ATGAACAATCGACAATTAACAATTAACAATCAACAACAAGAACTACTAGAAATTGCTCACACATATTTACAGCAAGAAATCGCGCCAGAAGCAAATCAAATTGACCGCCAACCAGATCAACTTCAAGCAGCATTACAGGGTTTGGGAAAACGTAACCTCTTAGCTCTCAAAGTACCAGAAAATTTGGGCGGTGCTGGTTTGAATGAAATTGAATATCGACACCTTCAAATTGCGATCGCTCGTGCTTCGGGTGCGTTGGCTTTTTTACAAACTCAACATCAAAGCGCGGGTTCATTTTTAGTAGCTAGTGAAAATCAATTTCTCAAGCAACAATATCTATCTCAAATGGGTAACGGAGAAATCTTAATTGGGGTTGGTTTTTCTCAGTTACGTCGACGAGGTAAACCAATGATGCAAGCGAAAGAAGTTGAAGGGGGTTATTTGCTTAATGGTGAAGTACCGTGGATCACAGGTTTTGATTTCTTTGATCGATTTATTATTGGTGCAGCTTTACCTGATGGTAGAGAACTTTATGGACTACTTCCGCTACAAACCCAGACACAAGAAAGTTCAGGAAAAATTAGCTTGAGTCAACCAATTGAATTGATTGCCATGACTGCTACTAATACAGTTAGCGCAAAGATCGAGGGATGGTTTTTACCTACTCAACAAGTAGTTGCCATTAAAGCAGCAGGTTCAATTCATGAAGGTAGCAAAAAAAACATTTTGCATCACGGCTTTTTTGCCATGGGATGCGCCTATGCAGCTTTAGATCTGATCGAACAAATTTATCATAAAAAACAACTTGCTTTTATAGAACAATCTTGGCAACAACTTCATCAAGAATTAACTCATTGTCATCAAAAAACTTTTAATGCGATCGCTCAACCCCATTCTTCTTATCCAGAAAAACTTCAACTCCGTGCTTGGGCAATTAATTTAGTTGGACGTTGTAGTCAAGCAGCAATCATTGCTGCTAGTGGTGCAGCTAACGATTTTAACAATTCGGCAGGAAGAATTTATCGAGAAGCTTTATTATTTAGCGTTTCTGGGCAAACCACTGATGTCATGGCAGCCAGTCTCAAACAACTACTCTAA
- a CDS encoding hypothetical protein (protein of unknown function UPF0016), with product MEKTKNHPLPEKIDLLTTDIHSIEADFQEHLSHYKKTSFWTVFCSTFITIFLAEIGDKTQLVTLFMSAESQSPWIVFLGAAMALVATSLLGVLIGYWLAKKLSPQTLDLGVAILLLLITGWLIQDVIS from the coding sequence ATGGAGAAAACTAAAAATCATCCCTTACCCGAAAAAATAGATTTATTAACAACTGATATACATAGTATTGAAGCTGATTTTCAAGAACATTTAAGCCATTATAAAAAAACTAGTTTTTGGACAGTTTTTTGCTCTACGTTTATTACTATTTTTTTAGCAGAAATAGGAGATAAAACTCAATTAGTTACTCTCTTTATGAGTGCTGAATCTCAATCTCCTTGGATCGTTTTTTTGGGTGCAGCTATGGCTTTAGTTGCGACTAGTTTGTTAGGCGTTTTAATTGGTTATTGGTTAGCCAAAAAATTATCTCCACAGACATTGGATTTAGGAGTAGCAATTTTGTTACTGTTGATTACTGGCTGGTTAATTCAAGATGTAATTAGCTGA
- the cheW gene encoding chemotaxis protein CheW, translating to MDTKPYLLFSLNNSHYGIDTTIIREIFYLPELVSLAETPKDVVGILNLRSNIVPVMHLALRLGLPLEECDIDDYVIILEWQELLIGIIVNQVQEVKEIEEQAITNKIDYGRVNNIQLYFITGIAQVEQQEIILLNHENLVRYPEEVQDSIAAGEEVIHLDSKTTLSQLNSGNFYNLCLPNATAEIKNILRKRASNLRHSLIDFNQTKLSSIAVISLNQEYFGISLDLIREFTELFYYTPIPCCPNHIVGNMNLRGEIITLIDIGQFLNLRNSSATTHKKVAVVKLKDFVTGIVIDEVVDVTYLREQEIQKASEDKINNQYLQGTILYQQKVIGIINLKKLIEQPELIVNYIEQIAC from the coding sequence ATGGATACTAAACCATATCTGCTTTTTAGTCTTAATAATTCTCATTATGGTATTGATACAACTATCATTCGAGAAATATTTTATTTACCAGAACTGGTTTCTTTAGCTGAAACCCCGAAAGATGTTGTCGGTATTCTCAATCTTCGTTCAAACATTGTTCCAGTAATGCATTTAGCATTGAGGCTAGGATTACCTTTAGAAGAATGCGACATAGATGATTATGTGATTATTTTAGAATGGCAAGAATTATTAATTGGCATTATTGTTAATCAGGTTCAAGAAGTTAAAGAAATTGAAGAGCAAGCTATTACAAACAAGATTGATTATGGCAGAGTTAATAATATTCAACTTTATTTTATAACAGGAATAGCTCAAGTTGAACAACAGGAAATAATTTTATTAAATCATGAAAATTTAGTTCGTTATCCTGAAGAAGTTCAAGATTCAATTGCTGCTGGAGAAGAGGTTATTCATCTGGATAGTAAAACTACTCTGAGCCAGCTTAATAGCGGGAATTTCTATAATTTATGTTTGCCTAATGCTACTGCTGAAATTAAAAATATTTTACGAAAAAGGGCTAGTAATTTACGTCATTCTTTAATTGATTTTAATCAAACTAAATTAAGTTCTATCGCCGTCATTAGCTTAAATCAGGAATATTTTGGCATTAGTTTAGACCTAATTCGAGAATTTACAGAGCTATTTTATTACACTCCTATTCCCTGCTGTCCTAATCATATTGTCGGTAATATGAATTTACGAGGAGAAATTATTACTTTAATTGATATTGGTCAATTTTTAAATTTGCGAAATAGTTCTGCTACAACTCATAAAAAAGTAGCCGTAGTCAAGTTAAAAGACTTTGTAACTGGAATTGTGATTGATGAAGTAGTTGATGTTACTTATTTAAGAGAGCAGGAAATTCAAAAAGCATCGGAAGACAAAATTAACAATCAATATCTTCAAGGAACTATTCTTTACCAACAAAAAGTAATCGGGATTATTAATTTGAAAAAATTAATTGAACAACCAGAACTAATTGTTAATTATATTGAGCAAATTGCTTGTTGA
- a CDS encoding hypothetical protein (protein of unknown function UPF0153), which produces MVTWRCVNNCGACCYLAPSERPDLEDYLSPEELQRYLSMVGEDGWCINFDHKTRKCQIYEERPRFCRVKPDIFEQMYQISSEDFHEFAIDCCHQHIEDLYGENSEEIKYYNQEVYGTTADGK; this is translated from the coding sequence ATGGTAACTTGGCGTTGTGTTAATAATTGTGGAGCTTGTTGTTATCTAGCTCCTAGTGAAAGACCTGATTTAGAAGACTATCTTTCTCCTGAAGAATTGCAAAGATATCTGAGTATGGTGGGAGAAGATGGTTGGTGTATCAATTTTGACCATAAGACTAGAAAATGTCAAATTTATGAGGAGCGTCCTCGTTTTTGTCGTGTCAAACCAGATATTTTTGAGCAAATGTATCAAATAAGTTCAGAAGATTTTCATGAGTTTGCGATTGATTGTTGTCATCAACACATTGAAGATCTGTATGGGGAAAATAGCGAGGAGATAAAATATTATAATCAGGAAGTTTATGGTACAACAGCCGATGGGAAATAA
- a CDS encoding glycine dehydrogenase, translated as MLDIDINYNQTTINNPTDNLTQAKFKTTDNFTARHIGPNSTEIAQMLAVLGYKSLDELIDRTVPNAIRLQQPLHLPEAQSEIQALTRLKAIASQNKICRSFMGMGYYNCITPPVIQRNILENPGWYTAYTPYQAEIAQGRLEALLNFQTMIIELTGLEIANASLLDEGTAAAEAMSMSYGLSKNKANAFFVSEACHPQTIAVVKTRALPLGIEIIVGDHRTFDFTTPIFGALLQYPATDGIIYDYREFIEQVHQAKALVTVAADLLSLALLTPPGEFGADIAVGNSQRFGVPLGYGGPHAAFFATKEEYKRQIPGRIVGVSKDVHGKPALRLALQTREQHIRRDKATSNICTAQVLLAVIASMYAVYHGAEGIKQIATRVHQLTVILAAGIKQLGYSITSESFFDTLKIEASNAEAIATIAETEGINLRLLSDRSIGISLDETTTLDDLIALWHIFAGKNKLPFTVEELTSDSPLPKSLLRTSKYLSDPVFNRYHSETELLRYLHQLETKDLSLTTSMIPLGSCTMKLNATAEMLPVTWQEFGNLHPFAPLSQTIGYQKLFADLEGWLAEITGFAGVSLQPNAGSQGEYAGLQVIRKYHQDRGEEHRNICLIPESAHGTNPASAVMCGMKVVAVKCDREGNIDLEDLQSKAAKHSDNLAALMVTYPSTHGVFEQEITEICAIIHQYGGQVYMDGANMNAQVGLCRPGDFGADVCHLNLHKTFCIPHGGGGPGIGPIGVAAHLIPYLPATSLSFEDSKSIGLISAAPWGSASILTISWMYIAMMGAKGLTEATKVAILNANYIAKRLEAYYPVLFTGKSGLVAHECIIDLRPLKKQAGVEVEDVAKRLMDYGFHAPTVSWPVIGTVMIEPTESESKEELDRFCDAMIAIYYEAEAIANGQSDPVDNTLKNAPHTAESLICGEWEHPYSREQAAYPAPWTKEHKFWPSVGRIDNAYGDRNLVCSCEGMDAYQ; from the coding sequence ATGCTTGATATTGATATTAACTACAATCAAACAACTATTAATAATCCGACTGATAATTTAACACAAGCAAAATTTAAGACCACTGATAATTTTACTGCCAGACATATTGGCCCTAATTCTACAGAAATCGCCCAGATGCTCGCAGTATTAGGATACAAAAGTTTAGATGAATTAATTGATCGCACTGTACCAAACGCTATCCGTCTGCAACAGCCATTACATTTGCCCGAAGCGCAAAGTGAAATTCAAGCTTTAACTCGTTTGAAAGCGATCGCATCCCAGAATAAAATCTGTCGTTCGTTTATGGGAATGGGGTATTACAATTGTATTACTCCACCAGTGATTCAACGCAACATTTTAGAAAATCCTGGTTGGTACACGGCTTATACTCCCTATCAAGCAGAAATAGCCCAAGGCAGACTTGAAGCATTACTCAATTTCCAAACCATGATTATTGAGTTAACTGGGTTAGAAATTGCTAATGCCTCTTTATTAGATGAAGGTACGGCAGCAGCCGAAGCGATGAGTATGAGTTATGGTTTGTCTAAAAACAAAGCTAATGCTTTTTTTGTTTCTGAGGCTTGTCATCCCCAAACTATTGCCGTAGTTAAAACTAGAGCTTTACCGCTAGGAATAGAGATAATTGTCGGCGATCATCGCACTTTTGATTTTACTACTCCTATTTTTGGTGCTTTACTTCAGTATCCTGCGACAGACGGCATTATTTATGATTATCGCGAGTTTATCGAACAGGTACACCAAGCTAAAGCCTTAGTTACTGTAGCAGCAGACTTACTCAGTCTGGCACTGTTAACTCCTCCTGGAGAATTTGGTGCTGATATTGCCGTAGGAAATAGTCAACGATTTGGCGTACCATTGGGTTATGGTGGGCCTCATGCAGCTTTTTTTGCCACTAAAGAAGAGTATAAACGGCAAATTCCTGGAAGAATTGTTGGAGTATCGAAAGACGTTCATGGCAAACCAGCTTTAAGGTTAGCCTTACAAACTAGAGAACAACATATCCGTAGAGACAAAGCCACTAGTAATATTTGTACTGCTCAAGTTTTACTCGCCGTCATCGCTTCAATGTATGCTGTGTATCATGGGGCTGAAGGAATTAAACAGATTGCTACCAGAGTGCATCAATTGACGGTGATTTTGGCAGCAGGAATTAAACAACTAGGATATTCAATTACCTCCGAATCTTTCTTTGATACTCTAAAAATAGAAGCAAGTAATGCAGAAGCGATCGCTACTATAGCAGAAACAGAAGGCATTAATTTAAGATTATTAAGCGATCGCTCTATTGGAATTTCTCTCGATGAAACTACTACTTTAGATGATTTAATTGCTCTCTGGCATATTTTTGCAGGAAAAAACAAATTACCCTTTACGGTTGAAGAATTAACGAGTGATTCTCCTTTACCAAAATCATTATTACGTACTAGTAAATATCTGAGCGATCCAGTTTTTAACCGTTATCATTCAGAAACAGAATTACTGCGTTATCTTCATCAACTAGAAACCAAGGATTTATCCCTCACTACTTCAATGATTCCTTTGGGTTCTTGTACGATGAAACTAAATGCTACGGCGGAAATGCTTCCCGTCACCTGGCAAGAATTTGGCAATCTTCATCCCTTTGCACCCCTATCCCAAACTATAGGTTATCAAAAGCTTTTTGCCGATTTAGAAGGATGGCTGGCAGAAATTACGGGTTTTGCTGGAGTTTCCTTACAACCAAACGCTGGTTCTCAAGGAGAATACGCTGGACTCCAAGTAATTCGTAAATATCATCAAGACAGAGGGGAAGAACATCGTAATATTTGTTTAATTCCCGAATCTGCCCACGGCACAAATCCAGCCAGTGCAGTAATGTGTGGAATGAAAGTAGTTGCCGTAAAATGCGATCGCGAAGGTAATATAGATCTTGAGGATCTTCAAAGTAAAGCAGCTAAACACAGCGACAACCTAGCTGCACTTATGGTAACTTATCCCTCAACTCATGGGGTATTTGAACAAGAAATTACTGAAATTTGCGCGATTATCCATCAATATGGCGGACAAGTTTATATGGATGGGGCAAATATGAATGCTCAAGTTGGTTTATGTCGTCCAGGAGATTTTGGTGCAGATGTCTGTCACCTCAATTTACATAAAACATTCTGTATTCCCCACGGTGGCGGGGGGCCGGGAATTGGCCCAATTGGGGTTGCTGCTCATTTAATTCCCTATCTTCCTGCCACTTCTCTATCTTTTGAAGATTCCAAATCAATTGGTTTGATTTCTGCTGCGCCTTGGGGGAGTGCTAGCATCCTGACTATTTCTTGGATGTATATCGCCATGATGGGGGCAAAAGGACTTACAGAAGCTACCAAAGTAGCCATTCTCAACGCTAATTACATCGCTAAACGCCTAGAAGCTTACTATCCAGTTTTATTTACAGGTAAATCTGGTTTAGTTGCTCATGAATGTATTATTGATTTGCGTCCTCTTAAAAAGCAAGCTGGTGTGGAAGTAGAGGATGTTGCTAAACGGTTAATGGACTATGGTTTCCATGCACCCACTGTATCATGGCCCGTAATCGGTACGGTGATGATCGAACCAACTGAAAGCGAATCAAAAGAGGAATTAGATCGTTTTTGTGATGCCATGATTGCCATCTATTATGAAGCAGAAGCGATCGCAAATGGTCAGAGCGATCCTGTCGATAATACGCTCAAAAATGCACCCCATACGGCTGAATCATTAATTTGTGGTGAATGGGAACATCCCTATTCACGGGAACAAGCAGCTTATCCAGCACCTTGGACAAAAGAACACAAATTTTGGCCCTCTGTAGGCAGAATTGACAATGCTTATGGCGATCGCAATTTAGTCTGTTCTTGTGAAGGCATGGACGCTTATCAGTAG